The sequence TATGTGAATGGATTTTCTTCGAGTTTGCCGGAAGAGGTGCAATATAAGGCCTTAAAGAAAATTGCCGGATTTGAACATGCCCGTATCCTGAAGCCAGGTTATGCCATAGAATATGACTACTTCCCACCAACCCAACTACAATTTTCATTGGAGTCGCGTTTTGTTGAGAACTTGTTTTTCGCCGGGCAGGTGAATGGAACTACGGGCTATGAAGAAGCGGGAGGGCAGGGGTTGATTGCCGGAATTAATGCCCGTCATAAAATCAAGGGGAAAGCTCCTTTTGTTCTGAAGCGTTCTGAAGCTTATATAGGGGTATTGATTGACGACCTTGTTACGAAGGGCACGAATGAACCTTACCGGATGTTTACCAGCAGGGCCGAATTCCGTATCCTGCTTAGGCAGGATAATGCAGATCAGCGTTTGACCCGCAAAGGAATTGAATTGGGATTAGCTGAACCAGAACGTTTGGAGCGCCTTGAGAAGAAAGAGCAGATTATTGGCGATATTACTGCATTTATGGAAAAGGAAAACTCTTCGCCTGATGTTGTGAATGCTTATCTTGAACGCGTTTCTTCAGCTCCGATCAGAATTCCTCAACGTATGGCTAATCTTTTGCTCAGGCCGCAAGTTTCGTTGAAAGGAATGATGGATCAAGACAAAAAGTTTGGGGAATTTATCCATCGGTTCTCAGGAGAGGCTGTTTTTGAAGAAGCCCTTGAATCGGTTGAGATTCAAATTAAGTATGCCGGTTATCTTGAAAAGGAAAAAGAAATTGCCGAGAAAATTACGCGCCTTGAAGATATCCGGCTTGGTGACGATATCAACTATATGGAGTTTAAAGCCCTTAGCATGGAAGCCAGACAAAAGCTTGAAAAGATCAAACCACAAAATATTGGTCAGGCCAGTCGGATCAGCGGAATTTCTCCTGCCGATGTTTCTGTCCTTTTGGTTCATCTTGGGCGGTGATTGTTTCACGTGAAACAATCTGTTTGAAATATTTTTTAATTATTAAATGTTCCACGTGAAACATGGATGAAACGGAATTCTTGCATCATTGTCCTTTATGTGGGGCAGGGGAGGGGTTGGTGCCCTTCCTGACTTGCCCCGATCATTTGCTGGGTTCTGGTCAGTATTCCATGGTTCAATGTGGAAGCTGCGGACTGGTGTTTACCAATCCCCGGCCCAGGGAAGAGGAACTCCCGGCCTTTTATCAAAGCGAACAATACGTTTCACATACTGAACATCAAAATAGCCTTAGAGAACGCATCTATTTCCGGGTGCAATCCTATATGCTTAAGCGTAAGTTTCTTTTAATCAGCAAATTAAAAGGGAGAGGGCGGCTTCTGCTTGACGTTGGTTGCGGTGCTGGTGCCTTTGGTAATTATATGCAAGACCATGGTTATCAGGCTATTGGAATCGAACCCCAGCCCGCTGCACGAGAAAAAACCAGGGAAAAGGGTATCCAAGTGTTTGATAGTCAGGAGGAAATGCTTAAAGATGCTAAGGATTCCTTCGACTTTATTACCCTTTGGCATGTAATGGAGCATCAATCGAGGTTTATGGAAAGCTTCGAACAGTATCATCAATTGCTGAAAGACAATGGCTGGCTGATTATTGCTGTTCCCCAATACCAGAGCTACGATGCAGGGCATTATAACTCATGGTGGGCGGCTTATGACCTACCAAGGCATCTTAACCATTTCAGCCCTAAGACCCTGGAACAAGCCGCCAGCCAGAAGGGTTTCCGGCTGGTTAAGAAAAAAGGGATGCCATTCGACGCCTTTTATGTTTCTATCCTCAGCGAATACTATAAAGGCAATGCGCTTGCCTTTATCCGGGGTGCCCTTGTTGGCCTTTGGTCCAACCTCCTGGCCCTGATTCATGTCAAACCCTGGTCAAGCCAAATCTTCATTTTCCAAAAACGATAAATAATTTTCCAGTCCTGCAATTGTGGAACATTGTTTGTGGGATAAACCTGCCGTCAATGGATGCATTACCTGTTGCAATGCGTAAAAATTGTAAATTAGCAGGAACTAACCGCAGGCCCTGACTGCGGAAAACCCGTTTTCATGGAAAAATCCACCAACAGCATTGCCTTCAGGTTGCTGATATTTGCACTACTGGCTTTTTTGCTTTCAGAGGCAGCCTTTCATTACCGTGAAAAAAAGATTGATGCCCCGGAGGTAGCCCGTGAATTCCAGGAAGCCTTTCTGAAGAAAGAATCGACGATGGGTTCATCCCTCGACTGGTTGGCTTATATGCTTGGGAAACAAGAATGGAGCGACTTTTCGGAAAATACCCTGGTAACCCTGCTTGAGCCCCGCTACGAGCGCGAAGGTCTTGCCTACTTCATTTACAAGCCCGACTCATTGCTGTTCTGGTCGCACAATGGCGTGCCCATTGACGGTGCCTGGCGCGATCTTGGATCCAAAGGTCTGCTTCAGTTACAGAATGGCTGGTATTATTATCATACGCAAGCCCTGGATGACATTCAACTTGCAGTATTTGCCAAGATCAAATCCAATTACAAGTATGAAAACCGTTTCCTGGTCAATGATTTCCAGCCAGATCTTCCGGTTGCCGAAAACATATTCTTTGTTTCCGACAAACAGGAGGATGGTTTTCCCGTAGTGGATCAGGAGGGTGATTTTGTGCTTTCTTTGGTGCTCAGGCGCGAAAGCGGCCTGTATCAAACCCGGAATTGGCTTTGGGTGGCCTCTATTTTACTTGCAATGGCCGCCATATTACTTGTGGTTTATTTGCTTTACCGCTATTACAGCCGTGAATTCCGCCAGGGAAACCGCAGAATGGCCGTTATTGCTTTCCCTTCCTGGATGATTTTATTCAGGATGCTGCTTTTCATTACCGGCCTTCCCGGCGTTTTTAACCAGGGTGAATTGTTCTCACCGGCTCTCTACGCCACTTCTGTACTGATGCCCTCTTTGGGCGATTTGTTGTTGCACCTGCTGTTTTTCAACATCATTGCCTATTTTCTTTTTTCACATCTCCGGGAATTCAAAAAGACCATTTCGTCAACGAGTCTGGCATATGCCGCGGGTTTTTTTGTGGTGGCAGGCATAATGGTGCTCTGTTTTCTTGCTATTCAAATCATTAAAGGACTGGTCATTGACTCGAGGCTTAATCTGGATGTTAACTTTATGTTCAGCCTTGACATCTATAGCCTCATTGGTTTTCTTATCATTTGCGTTATTTTCTTTTCATTCTTTTTCCTTGGGATGGTGCTTTATCGCCTGTTGTCGCACCTGTTGAAGGAAAAAAAAGATTTCAGGCTGGTTCTTTTGGTTACCGTTTCCTTGTTCATGGCCATTGACCTTTGGCTGGGCGGTTTCAATCTCCTGATTTGGCTGCTCTTTGGTTCCGGAATTCTTGTATTTGAACTGGAACGCAGCCACCCCCTTTCCCGGATTGGGTTGACCCCGCTGGTCATTGCCCTCTTCCTTTTCAGTATCATTTCTACCTTTGCCCTTTATCGTTTCAATACCATTAAAGATCAGGAAAAGCGAAAGACCTTTGCCCTAAAACTTGCCTCTGAACAAGACCCTGTAGCCGAATACCTTTTCCTGGAAATTGAAGAAGCTCTTTATAACGACAACCAGCTCAAAAACCTGGTAATCAAAGATCCATACAATATCCCGGGGATTTACCAATACCTTCAGCACCACTACTTCTATGATTTCTGGGGGAAATATAATTTGCAGGTAACGGTTTGCGAGCCTGATGAGGTCATCCTCATTTTGCCAGGCAATTTCGATATGGTCTGTTCCCTGTATTTTGAGGATTACATTCGTTCGTTTGGGAAACCTACGATTAGCAGCAACTTTATTTACCTCGACAACAACACCGGCCGCAACAGCTACATTGCCATGATTCCGGTTCGTGGTTCAGAGACCGGAGCTTCACAAATCCTCTATCATATTTATCTTGAATTCGATGCAAAGTTTGTGGCGCGCGATATGGGCTTCCCCGAATTGCTGATCGATGATAAGGTCGATATTAACCGCGAGCTGGCCAATTATTCTTATGCCAATTATAGAGACGGGAGGTTCATCAACAAGTTCGGCCCTTATATTTACTCCAGCGACCTCTCGGTCTACGGCGAGTTTACCGGGCAATTCACTTTTTTCAATTTTGATGATTATCAACACCTGGTGTATAACAAGGAGGATGGCACCCAGGTCATCATCAGCCGGCCACGCCAGAGTTTCCTTGAGGGCATTGCACCCTTTTCCTATCTCTTCCTGATCTTTTTTGTCCTGATCCTGATATTTTCGCTCCTGGCCAGCCGCCGTGAATTGCTTGACTGGTTCCAGCTGAACTTCAAACGAAGGGTACAGGTGTTTATGATAGGTCTGGTCATCCTGTCGGTCATTACCATTGGCGGGGCCTCCACCTGGTTTATGGTAAAGATTTACCAGGATAAAAACCTTTCCATCATCAACGAGAAATCACACAGTGTGCTGGTAGAAATGGAGCACGATCTGTCTGCCGTGGAGGAACTGAATGAATTGTACGAATATTACCTCTCTGATATGCTGCTGAGGCTATATAACGTATTTTTTACCGACATTAACGTTTACAGTCCCGATGGTGCCCTTCTGGCTTCCAGCCGCCCCAGGGTGTTCGATGAGGGCCTTGTGGGTTCGCAGATGAATCCCATTGCCTTTGCACACTTGCAAACCCAGCAGAAGAGTCAATTTGTGCAGACCGAAAAAATCGGCAAGCTTGAATACCTTTCCGCTTATGTTCCCCTGCGCAATAACCAGCACAAGTTGCTGGCCTATATTAACCTGCCCTATTTTGCCAAGCAAAATGAACTTCGCAATGAGATCTCATACTTTATGCTGGCCTTTGTGAATATTAACCTGTTGCTGCTGTTGTTTGCCGTATTCCTTGCCTTGTTTATCTCCAATCATGTCACCCAGCCCCTTCAACTAATCCGCGACAGCATTTCGAAACTGCAACTGGGCAAGACCGATCATAAGATCCACTGGACCCGCAACGATGAGATAGGGCAGATGGTCAAGGAATACAACCGGATGATTGATGAACTGGCCGTCAGCGCCGAGCTGCTGGCCCGCAGTGAGCGCGAATCGGCCTGGCGCGAAATGGCCAAACAGGTGGCCCACGAGATCAAAAATCCGCTGACACCCATGCGCCTCAGTGTTCAGCATCTTGAAAAGGCCTGGAAAGAAAAGGTCCCCGACTGGGATCAGCGCCTGCAACGCTTTACCAAAACCATGGTTGAACAAATTGATAGCTTGTCGATCATTGCTGGCGAGTTCTCAGATTTTGCCAAGCTCCCTTCCGGTAAAAATGTGCCCATCAACCTGCACGACTTTGTACCCGAGGTGCTCGACTTTTACAATGATCTTGAAAAGGTAGATATTGATCTCCAACTACCCTCAAGTGGGGAGCCCCTTGTGGTTTTGGCGGATCGCAACCAGCTCCTTCGGGTGTTCAACAACTTGGTTCGCAATGCCATACAAGCCTATCCCAAAGGTGAAATGGCACGGATACAGATCATTTGCTCGGCACAAAAAGATTTCGTAAAATGTGAGGTCAGGGACTTTGGAAGCGGCATTCCCGATGAACTGAAACCCAGCATCTTCAGCCCCTATTTTACCACCAAGACCGGTGGCATGGGTCTGGGTCTTTCCATGGTGAAAAACATCATCGAAAACAACCAGGGGGAAGTCTCCTTTTATTCGGAAGAAGGAAACGGGACCACCTTTTTCTTCACGCTTCCCGTTTACAGATCCGGGCAATAAATCACGGGAGGATTTGTGATGAAAAATATTCTGTTGTTGTTGATGTTTTCCTTCATTTCCCTTGCAGCCAAGGCCCAGAAAGTCTATGTGACTGAGTGGAAGAGCGAAGCCACGCATAAGGTTTTTGTCACTGAATGGAAAAGTGAGGCCAATGTGCTGGCCTATATTACCGAATGGAAATCGGAAGCCCGGCCAAAATCGGGGATCTGGTATTATACCGAATGGAAAAGCGAGGGCGACATCATCGTTTATTTCACGGAATGGAAGAGTGAAGCCGACCTGATCGTCTATTTTACCCAGTGGAAATCAGAAGCGGAATGGAAAAAGGAATGACGGCTTAGACGTAGACCCGGGCCTCGATCTCCCCGTTTTGGACCATCAGTGCATTCATCGCCAGGGCGCGCATCTCATCCTCACCCGGATACACATAGATCGGGGCAATGTGCTTAACCCTTTCGGAAACTTTTTCTACAAAGGGTTTCCCATAGGCAATGCCCCCGGTAAGCAGAATCGCATCCACTTCGCCCTTCAGCACGGTTGACATCGCTCCAATCTCCTTGGCTACCTGGTAGGCCATGGCGTCCTGCATCAGCTGGGCTTTTTCATCCCCGGCCTTAGCGCGTTTTTCTACTTCATAGGCATCGTTGGTTTTCAGGTAAGCCACATATCCCCCCCGGCCGGTGATCATCTTTTGTACTTCTTCCAGGGTGTATTGACCACTGAAGCAAAGTTTTACCAGCGCCCCTACCGGAAGGGTGCCGCTGCGTTCTGGCGAAAAAGGGCCGTCACCATCCAGGGCTTGGTTGACGTCGATCACACGGCCCTTGTAATGGGCGCCTACGCTGATCCCTCCACCCAGGTGGGCAATGATCAGGTTCAGGTCTTCGTAATGCTTGGAAATGGATTTGGCATGCTGACGGGCAATCGCCTTCTGGTTCAGGGCATGGAATACGGAAACCCTCTCGAGCAGCGGATGCCCGGAAATGCGGGCGATGGGTTCCAGCTCGTCAACCACCACGGGGTCGGCGATATAAGATTTGGCCGAAGGCAGTGATTTCGCAATATCATGGGCGATCAGTCCGCCCAGGTTCGAAGCGTGCTGCCCCTGGACACCTGCTTTCAAATCGCGGATCAGTGCGTCATTGGTCTCATATACCCCTGAAGGAATAGGTTTCACAAGCCCTCCGCGCCCCACGACCAGTGAAATGTTGGAAATTTTGATCCCGGCAGCTTCCAGTTCCTTCAGGATAATATTTTTCCTGAATTCATACTGATCGGTAATGACAGTTGAAGCTGGCAACTCATCGCATGCATGGCGGATGTTTTTCAGGAAGATCTCCTTTGTGCCGCGAAATACGGCAATTTTGGTAGAGGTTGAGCCGGGGTTAATGGCCAGAATTAGGTCTTTGTCCATGGTTGGGTTGATTTATGCGTGTTAATGAACAGCCGCAGCCAGGGCAATGCTGTTGAGTTTTGTTTCGTCAGAGTCAGCTCTTGAGGTGAGCACGATGGGTGCAGATGCCCCCAGGATCACGGCTGCACACTGGGCACCCGCAAAGTAAATAAAGGCCTTGTAAAGCGCGTTGGCGGCATCAATGTTGTCGGCTACCAGCAGGTCGGCATCGCCCGCCACAGTGCTTTGTATGCCCTTGTGAGCAGCACTTTTTTTGCTGATAGCATTATCGAAAGCAAGGGGGCCGTCAATGATGCAGTTTTTGATTTGTCCGCGATCGGCCATCTTTGTCAGGATGCTGGCATCCAGGGTGCTCTTCATATCAGGATTAACAGTCTCTACAGCACTGAGAGCAGCCACTTTGGGCTGATTGATCCCAAGCTTGCGCATATAATTCACCGCATTTTTTATCAGCGATATTTTTCCGTTCAGGTCAGGGGCAATGTTCATGGCGGCATCGGTGAGGCCAAGAATCTTATGATAGGCGGGCAGTTCAAACAACGCCAGATGCGAAATGTGTTCCCCAGTCCTGAGCCCCCATTCCTTGTTCAGTAAAGCCCTCAGCAAACTTGCTGTGGACAGGTTGCCTTTCATCAGGATATCAGCCTGCTTCTCACGCACCATTTTCACCGCAATGGCCGCTGCCTTTTCATTGTCGGCTTCATTCACGATTTGAAAACCGACCAGGTCAAAGCCTTCTTTTTGTACAATGGATTCGATCTTTGCCTGGTCACCCACTAGGATGCCTTCGACGATCCCATTTTGAGCGGCTATAACCACGGCCTCCAGTGCGTTTTCGTCGTGCGCGGCTGCCAGAACCAGGCGTTTTTTTGTATGGGCACGCGCCATGTCGTGTAATTCAGCAATCGATTTCAGCATAGGATGGTGTTTTTGGGATTGATTTTGACAGCGCTCCAAAATTAGCAAAAACTTTTTACTGGACAGGCATTGATCCCTGCAATGATGCGCAAAAGCAATAAGAATGTCAGGATTCATCTCAAACCCTGAAAATGCCGTAAACCATCCCTTTTCAAGCCGAGAGAATGTCAGCCGGGTTTTTAATACACCCCGTGAACTATATGAAAAGACATTATCTTTAAATTTAAACCGTATCATAAACGGGTCGTAAACGTTTTAAAACGTTTATTACCCGTTTATGATACGTCTAAAAGTATCCTTTAAGCGAACCTTAATTACACCCTGGAAAGACTTGCTTTTTCCTTCCTTAAAAGAAATGTAGCAGATAAGTAAACCGCGCCCCCGGTCTTTTGCAGATTATCGGCGGGCGATTTCTTTTCCGGAAAGGAATTACAAAAAAGGGCTGCTTCATTCACTTGAAGCAGCCCCGCATGAAGATATATTTTGGGGTTTAGGAAATTTCAATGCTGCGGCTCAGCTTGGCTTTTTCCGGATTTAACTTGGGAACGCTGACATACAGGATGCCCTGCTCGTAGCGCGCGCTGATGTTTTCGGCATCGGTGGTTTTGGGAATGGAAAAGGATCGGGTGAAACTATCCATGCCAAATTCGCGGCGCAGATAATGATCTTCTTCTTTTTCTTCTTCCTTCTGCTCGTAAGAGACCGAAAGTAAGTTGTTTTCAACGCTTAGCCTGAAATCTTCCTTTTTCATACCCGGAGCAGCCAGCTGAATTTCAAACTGCTTTTCGTCCTCCAGGATGTTGGTGGCCGGAACGCAACCACAGTTTTTTTCAAAACCGGTTGAAAAATTCCGTTCCATCATTTCGTCTAACATGTTTGATAACATGGGGCGGTTGTTCCATCTGATAATTGTCATGGGTTGGTTCTCCTTATTTTTGGTTTATACTTTTCTAAAACGAATTGTTTTTCTCCCGTATTCAAATTCCGTTCCGTTTCAATTTTTGATGAAAAACAGGCAAAAACCCGGTCAAAATGGCGCAGGTTAACAAGTATAATTAAAAAAGAATGCCACAATGGCGTTTTTGTGTATTGTGATTACCCCTTTAAACTTTTGCGCTTTTGCGGGGTTTACTGTTTAACTTTGCCTGATTGCGCCAGCCACTACCCAATGGATAAACAACATAAAAAAATTCTCGATTTTTTTCATTTCCGTCGCATCCTTATTCCGATCGCGCTGGGCTTGGGGGTTGCCGGCTATCTGCTTTGGCGCAATTTTGATGTTTCAGCCTTCCGGGAAGTAAACTGGAACCCGCAATCTTACGCTTATATTGCACTGGCGCTGCTGATGATGGTAGTGCGCGATGCAGCTTATATGTTCAGGCTCCGGGTGCTTACCGATGGCCAGTTGTCGTGGCGGCAGAGTTTTGAAGTGATTATGCTCTGGGAGTTTGCTTCGGCCGTTACACCTTCCATTATCGGGGGTTCGGCCATCGCCTTGTTTATCATTCGCCGTGAAGGGGTCAGCATGGGCCGCACCACGGCCATTGTGCTTGTGACCGCCATGCTCGACGAGTTGTTTTACATCCTGATGGTTCCCACCATTATGGTGTTGGTGGGAATGAAGGATTTGTTTACTTCAGGTGGGGAATATGTTTTCATGAATACCCGCTTTGGCACCCAGGGGGTTTTTGCCATTGGGTATCTGTTTATCCTGGTGCTGACCACCATCATTCTGTACGGAGTTTTCATCAATCCCAGGGGTACGAAATGGTTGCTGCTGTATATTTTCCGTCTGCCCTTCCTGCGCCGCTGGCGTCCGGCTGCTGGTGAGACGGGCAATGAGATTATCATTACCTCGCGTGAAATGAAGGGCAAACCAGCCGGTTTCTGGCTGAAGGCCTTTGGCGCCACTCTTTTTTCCTGGACGGCTCGTTTCCTGGTGGTCAATATGCTTATTCTGGCTTTTGTGGGGCAAGGCGATCAGTTGCTCATTTACGGTCGTCAGCTAATTATGTGGGTCATCCTGCTGATTAGTCCCACCCCTGGCGGCAGCGGGGTGGCTGAAATCGTTTTCAGTGGTTTCCTGGGCGATTTTATCCCGTCGGGCCTGATTGCTGCCATGGGCCTTATGTGGCGCATCATCAGCTATTATCCCTATCTTTTTATCGGTGCAATCATTTTGCCCACTTGGCTCAAGCGGGTTTATTCGCATAAACACCAGACAACGGCTAAGCTTGAAGCTGAATCCTCCCCCGAATAATCTATTCCACACGTTTTATGGTCCAAATTTGATATATTTGAGGCACCATTCTTTCGTGTTAAGGTATGAGTGCAGCTGCCAATGATATCCAGATCAAACTGATCGCTGACCCCCTGCAGTATTTTACTGCCATGCTGAACGATATAGAGGCAGCTACTCAGTATGTCTGGCTTGAGATTTACCGGTTTCGAAGTGACCCTGTTGGTGTTAGGTTTCGCGACAAGCTGTTAAAAAAGCGGCGCGAAGGAGTTAAGGTACGCATCCTGATCGATTCGTGGGCGGCCTCATCAAACCAGGCTTTCTTTCAGGAGTTGATCGATGCAGGGGCCGAGGTGAAGTTCTTTAAGAAGGTGCGCCTGAGCTGGGATGGCTTTACCAAAGGCCATCGCAGGAATCACCGCAAGGTACTTGTCATCGACGACTGCATAACCTATATTGGCTCGGCCAACATTACTGGTTATTCTTTCAACTGGCGCGAGTCGATGTTTCGCATCAAAGGGCCCATCGCCACACGTTTCAAAAAAATAATCCAGGACAGTTTCCGGATTTACAACAAATTTTTTTACGATAAGCAAGCCTTTACCAAGATCATTAAGTATGGTAATTTTGAGATCATCCGTGATGTACCCTCATTGGGTCAGCAGCCCGTGAAGAAGAAATTCCTGGAACTTATCAACAATGCCAGGCGCGAGATCACCATCGAGACCCCTTATTTCCTGCCCGGGAGCAGCTTGCGCAAGGCTTTAATGGATGCCGCCAACCGGGGCATCAAAGTCAACGTGATCATCCCTAAAAAATCGGATGTAGGAACC comes from Bacteroides sp. and encodes:
- the mnmG gene encoding tRNA uridine-5-carboxymethylaminomethyl(34) synthesis enzyme MnmG, which encodes MFEHYDIIVVGAGHAGSEAAAAGARLGSRVLLVTMNLGGIAQMSCNPAMGGIAKGQIVREIDALGGYSGIVTDHTMVQFRMLNRSKGPAMWSPRAQSDRILFSQKWREMLEQIPNLHFWQDTVTEVIVENGKAIGVKTGFGGEIFSKTVIITSGTFLNGKIHIGQKNFSGGRLGDANATGLTENLKRFGIESERLKTGTPVRVDGRSIDFSKMTEQKGDENPGRFSFLETPRLKKQLSCYLTYTSDEVHDVLRTGFDFSPMFAGRIQGTGPRYCPSIEDKIDRFSDKERHQLFIEPEGWTSNEYYVNGFSSSLPEEVQYKALKKIAGFEHARILKPGYAIEYDYFPPTQLQFSLESRFVENLFFAGQVNGTTGYEEAGGQGLIAGINARHKIKGKAPFVLKRSEAYIGVLIDDLVTKGTNEPYRMFTSRAEFRILLRQDNADQRLTRKGIELGLAEPERLERLEKKEQIIGDITAFMEKENSSPDVVNAYLERVSSAPIRIPQRMANLLLRPQVSLKGMMDQDKKFGEFIHRFSGEAVFEEALESVEIQIKYAGYLEKEKEIAEKITRLEDIRLGDDINYMEFKALSMEARQKLEKIKPQNIGQASRISGISPADVSVLLVHLGR
- a CDS encoding class I SAM-dependent methyltransferase, with the protein product MDETEFLHHCPLCGAGEGLVPFLTCPDHLLGSGQYSMVQCGSCGLVFTNPRPREEELPAFYQSEQYVSHTEHQNSLRERIYFRVQSYMLKRKFLLISKLKGRGRLLLDVGCGAGAFGNYMQDHGYQAIGIEPQPAAREKTREKGIQVFDSQEEMLKDAKDSFDFITLWHVMEHQSRFMESFEQYHQLLKDNGWLIIAVPQYQSYDAGHYNSWWAAYDLPRHLNHFSPKTLEQAASQKGFRLVKKKGMPFDAFYVSILSEYYKGNALAFIRGALVGLWSNLLALIHVKPWSSQIFIFQKR
- a CDS encoding ATP-binding protein, which produces MEKSTNSIAFRLLIFALLAFLLSEAAFHYREKKIDAPEVAREFQEAFLKKESTMGSSLDWLAYMLGKQEWSDFSENTLVTLLEPRYEREGLAYFIYKPDSLLFWSHNGVPIDGAWRDLGSKGLLQLQNGWYYYHTQALDDIQLAVFAKIKSNYKYENRFLVNDFQPDLPVAENIFFVSDKQEDGFPVVDQEGDFVLSLVLRRESGLYQTRNWLWVASILLAMAAILLVVYLLYRYYSREFRQGNRRMAVIAFPSWMILFRMLLFITGLPGVFNQGELFSPALYATSVLMPSLGDLLLHLLFFNIIAYFLFSHLREFKKTISSTSLAYAAGFFVVAGIMVLCFLAIQIIKGLVIDSRLNLDVNFMFSLDIYSLIGFLIICVIFFSFFFLGMVLYRLLSHLLKEKKDFRLVLLVTVSLFMAIDLWLGGFNLLIWLLFGSGILVFELERSHPLSRIGLTPLVIALFLFSIISTFALYRFNTIKDQEKRKTFALKLASEQDPVAEYLFLEIEEALYNDNQLKNLVIKDPYNIPGIYQYLQHHYFYDFWGKYNLQVTVCEPDEVILILPGNFDMVCSLYFEDYIRSFGKPTISSNFIYLDNNTGRNSYIAMIPVRGSETGASQILYHIYLEFDAKFVARDMGFPELLIDDKVDINRELANYSYANYRDGRFINKFGPYIYSSDLSVYGEFTGQFTFFNFDDYQHLVYNKEDGTQVIISRPRQSFLEGIAPFSYLFLIFFVLILIFSLLASRRELLDWFQLNFKRRVQVFMIGLVILSVITIGGASTWFMVKIYQDKNLSIINEKSHSVLVEMEHDLSAVEELNELYEYYLSDMLLRLYNVFFTDINVYSPDGALLASSRPRVFDEGLVGSQMNPIAFAHLQTQQKSQFVQTEKIGKLEYLSAYVPLRNNQHKLLAYINLPYFAKQNELRNEISYFMLAFVNINLLLLLFAVFLALFISNHVTQPLQLIRDSISKLQLGKTDHKIHWTRNDEIGQMVKEYNRMIDELAVSAELLARSERESAWREMAKQVAHEIKNPLTPMRLSVQHLEKAWKEKVPDWDQRLQRFTKTMVEQIDSLSIIAGEFSDFAKLPSGKNVPINLHDFVPEVLDFYNDLEKVDIDLQLPSSGEPLVVLADRNQLLRVFNNLVRNAIQAYPKGEMARIQIICSAQKDFVKCEVRDFGSGIPDELKPSIFSPYFTTKTGGMGLGLSMVKNIIENNQGEVSFYSEEGNGTTFFFTLPVYRSGQ
- a CDS encoding DUF6150 family protein, with product MKNILLLLMFSFISLAAKAQKVYVTEWKSEATHKVFVTEWKSEANVLAYITEWKSEARPKSGIWYYTEWKSEGDIIVYFTEWKSEADLIVYFTQWKSEAEWKKE
- the buk gene encoding butyrate kinase, translating into MDKDLILAINPGSTSTKIAVFRGTKEIFLKNIRHACDELPASTVITDQYEFRKNIILKELEAAGIKISNISLVVGRGGLVKPIPSGVYETNDALIRDLKAGVQGQHASNLGGLIAHDIAKSLPSAKSYIADPVVVDELEPIARISGHPLLERVSVFHALNQKAIARQHAKSISKHYEDLNLIIAHLGGGISVGAHYKGRVIDVNQALDGDGPFSPERSGTLPVGALVKLCFSGQYTLEEVQKMITGRGGYVAYLKTNDAYEVEKRAKAGDEKAQLMQDAMAYQVAKEIGAMSTVLKGEVDAILLTGGIAYGKPFVEKVSERVKHIAPIYVYPGEDEMRALAMNALMVQNGEIEARVYV
- a CDS encoding bifunctional enoyl-CoA hydratase/phosphate acetyltransferase — translated: MLKSIAELHDMARAHTKKRLVLAAAHDENALEAVVIAAQNGIVEGILVGDQAKIESIVQKEGFDLVGFQIVNEADNEKAAAIAVKMVREKQADILMKGNLSTASLLRALLNKEWGLRTGEHISHLALFELPAYHKILGLTDAAMNIAPDLNGKISLIKNAVNYMRKLGINQPKVAALSAVETVNPDMKSTLDASILTKMADRGQIKNCIIDGPLAFDNAISKKSAAHKGIQSTVAGDADLLVADNIDAANALYKAFIYFAGAQCAAVILGASAPIVLTSRADSDETKLNSIALAAAVH
- a CDS encoding Hsp20/alpha crystallin family protein, producing the protein MTIIRWNNRPMLSNMLDEMMERNFSTGFEKNCGCVPATNILEDEKQFEIQLAAPGMKKEDFRLSVENNLLSVSYEQKEEEKEEDHYLRREFGMDSFTRSFSIPKTTDAENISARYEQGILYVSVPKLNPEKAKLSRSIEIS
- a CDS encoding lysylphosphatidylglycerol synthase transmembrane domain-containing protein, which translates into the protein MDKQHKKILDFFHFRRILIPIALGLGVAGYLLWRNFDVSAFREVNWNPQSYAYIALALLMMVVRDAAYMFRLRVLTDGQLSWRQSFEVIMLWEFASAVTPSIIGGSAIALFIIRREGVSMGRTTAIVLVTAMLDELFYILMVPTIMVLVGMKDLFTSGGEYVFMNTRFGTQGVFAIGYLFILVLTTIILYGVFINPRGTKWLLLYIFRLPFLRRWRPAAGETGNEIIITSREMKGKPAGFWLKAFGATLFSWTARFLVVNMLILAFVGQGDQLLIYGRQLIMWVILLISPTPGGSGVAEIVFSGFLGDFIPSGLIAAMGLMWRIISYYPYLFIGAIILPTWLKRVYSHKHQTTAKLEAESSPE
- a CDS encoding phospholipase D-like domain-containing protein; amino-acid sequence: MSAAANDIQIKLIADPLQYFTAMLNDIEAATQYVWLEIYRFRSDPVGVRFRDKLLKKRREGVKVRILIDSWAASSNQAFFQELIDAGAEVKFFKKVRLSWDGFTKGHRRNHRKVLVIDDCITYIGSANITGYSFNWRESMFRIKGPIATRFKKIIQDSFRIYNKFFYDKQAFTKIIKYGNFEIIRDVPSLGQQPVKKKFLELINNARREITIETPYFLPGSSLRKALMDAANRGIKVNVIIPKKSDVGTLDLLTSKYLGELAQQGVKFFFYLPQNLHAKLFLADRENFVIGSSNFDYRSFRYMHEICLAGQHKSLVRQMVSHFNETLKDSEPFNYDFWMRRPIMQQFFEWLLVPFRHMF